The Silvibacterium dinghuense DNA window CCGGTTGAGTTCGCCGGCGTCACCGCCTCCAACGTCAGCCGCGGCCATCGCATCCTGCACGAGGGCAGCATCACCTTCGAGCACGCCGGGGACTATCTCGGCCAGCTCGAAGCTGCCTACGTCACTGCCGATGTCGAGCTGCGCCGCCATCGCATCCGCAAGGCTCTCGACGCTGCGACACGGCTCATCCCCGGCGCCCGCTGGCGCGAGGATGAGCCGCTGGTCGACACCGTAACCCATCTCACCGAGTGGCCCACCGTGCTCCTTGGCAGCTTCGATGCGAGCTATCTCACGCTACCCGAAGAGGTGCTGGTCACGGTGATGCGCGATCACCAGAAGTACTTTGCCATCGAAGATGCCGCAGGCAAGCTTGCGCCCTACTTCCTCACCGTGCTCAACACGCAACCAGAAGAGCATGGCGACGAGATCATCCGTCATGGCAACGAGCGCGTGCTGCGCGCCCGCTTCAACGATGCACGCTTCTTCTGGGACGTCGATCAGAAGACTCCGCTGACCGCGCGTCTCGAGATGCTGAAGACCGTGACCTTCCAGAAGGATCTGGGCAGCTACTACGCCAAGACCGAGGCCAACATTGCAGTCGCCGAGCGCCTTGCCGGCATTGCGCAGCAGCGGGGCGCCGCCGTGGACGCGGCTGCGCTCATCACCGCCACGCGCCTCGCCAAAACCGACCTTACGGCGGAACTCGTGAAGGAATTCACCGAGTTGCAGGGCATTGTCGGCGGCCTCTATGCACGCGCGCAGGGACTCGGCGAGTCCGTCGCGCAGGCCATCTACTGGCAGTACTCACCGGCCGGCGTCGATGATCCGATTGCGCCGACCGCGGAAGGCCAGCTCCTCGGCCTCGCCGACCGCTTCCAGACCATTCAGGCCATGTTTAGCATCGGCCTCGAGCCCTCCGGCTCGAAGGACCCCTTCGGCCTGCGCCGCGCCGCGAACGGGATCGTGAAGATCCTCGCCGAGAGTGGCCTGCCGCTGAAGCTCAGCGACCTGCTTGCAGGCACCGACGAAGCCGTGAAGGCAAAACTCGCCGCCTTCTTCCGCGAGCGTGTCGAGTTCTACCTGCGCGAGGTGAAGGGCTTTGCCTATGACGTGGTGAATGCGGTGCTCGCCGCCGGCTGCGACGACGTACGCGATGCGATTGCCCGCGCCGAAGCACTGACCGCCGTGCGCGGCTCGGCTGACTTCATCGCCATCTCGGCTGCGTTCAAGCGCATCAAGAACATCCTGCGCCAGGCAGAAGAAAAGAAAATCACCGCATCCACACTCGCGGCCACGCTCTTTGCCGACGACTCCGAGCGCACGCTGCATGCACATATCACCGAGGTCGATCCGCAGGTGGTCGCTCTCAGCGAGTCGCGCAACTATCGTGAAGCACTCGAACGCATCGCGACACTGCGGCCGGACGTCGATCTCTTCTTCGATAAGGTGATGGTGATGGTGGAGGACGAAGCCGTGCGCGGCAACCGCCTCGCGCTGCTTGCGCAGATCCAAGGTTCATTCTCGTCCATCGCCGACTTCTCGGAAATCGTCACAGCTTAACCATGCAGTTCCGTGAACATGTTCCGCTCGCGCCCTACACGACCTTCGGCATCGGAGGTCCGGCGCGGTGGTTTGCCGAAGCCGTGCATGAGGACGAAGCCCTCGAGGCCGTCCGCTTCGCGCGCGAGCGCAGCCTGCCGCTCTTCCTCCTCGGCGGCGGCAGCAACCTGCTCGTCTCGGATGAGGGCTTTCCCGGCCTTGTGCTTCATCTCGCGAGCAAAGGGATCGAACAGAACGGCGGTCTCTTCCGCGCCGCCGCGGGCGAGAATTGGGATAGCTTCGTCAGCCATGCAGTCTCGCTTGGCTATGCGGGCATCGAGTGCCTCGCGGGCATTCCCGGCACCGTCGGCGGTACGCCAGTGCAGAATGTCGGCGCATATGGGCAAGAGGTCGCG harbors:
- the glyS gene encoding glycine--tRNA ligase subunit beta; translation: MPAFLLEIGLEEIPARMIAPAQAELARRVEDLLTRERLIDASEGLELHSYSTPRRLAVLVKHVHESQADTEEQLTGPSWAVAFKDGQPTPAAQAFAKKAGVDIAALMKTVTPKGEYVSATVHRKGRTASEILAEQLPKEIASIYWPKNMYWRAGKPERFVRPLKWLVAILGHQIVPVEFAGVTASNVSRGHRILHEGSITFEHAGDYLGQLEAAYVTADVELRRHRIRKALDAATRLIPGARWREDEPLVDTVTHLTEWPTVLLGSFDASYLTLPEEVLVTVMRDHQKYFAIEDAAGKLAPYFLTVLNTQPEEHGDEIIRHGNERVLRARFNDARFFWDVDQKTPLTARLEMLKTVTFQKDLGSYYAKTEANIAVAERLAGIAQQRGAAVDAAALITATRLAKTDLTAELVKEFTELQGIVGGLYARAQGLGESVAQAIYWQYSPAGVDDPIAPTAEGQLLGLADRFQTIQAMFSIGLEPSGSKDPFGLRRAANGIVKILAESGLPLKLSDLLAGTDEAVKAKLAAFFRERVEFYLREVKGFAYDVVNAVLAAGCDDVRDAIARAEALTAVRGSADFIAISAAFKRIKNILRQAEEKKITASTLAATLFADDSERTLHAHITEVDPQVVALSESRNYREALERIATLRPDVDLFFDKVMVMVEDEAVRGNRLALLAQIQGSFSSIADFSEIVTA